Proteins from a single region of Candidatus Saccharibacteria bacterium:
- a CDS encoding NUDIX domain-containing protein, producing MQVRRVATRGIIFKDGKMLCQQLKAGDDNSKRDYWCTPGGGLDIGESIKDGLYREMIEETGIAPKIGKLLFIQQFSEDGVKEQMEFFFHIENAEDYEVIDLSATTHGELEIEHVEFVDPTKHNVLPAFLQSMDIQAHIDSGDPVHVYYETH from the coding sequence ATGCAAGTACGACGAGTGGCGACAAGAGGCATTATTTTTAAAGATGGCAAGATGCTTTGCCAGCAGCTTAAAGCAGGCGACGACAATTCAAAACGCGATTACTGGTGTACGCCAGGCGGCGGCCTCGATATCGGCGAGTCGATCAAAGATGGGCTGTACCGGGAGATGATAGAAGAAACTGGCATTGCCCCAAAAATTGGCAAGCTTTTATTTATTCAGCAGTTTTCCGAAGACGGCGTTAAAGAACAGATGGAATTCTTTTTTCATATCGAAAACGCAGAGGATTACGAAGTGATCGACCTTAGCGCCACGACACATGGCGAGTTAGAAATCGAACATGTCGAGTTTGTCGACCCAACAAAACATAATGTCCTTCCGGCGTTTTTGCAGTCAATGGATATTCAGGCGCATATCGATTCTGGCGATCCAGTACACGTATACTACGAAACACACTAG
- the holA gene encoding DNA polymerase III subunit delta: MITLITGENSFENERKIKQLIAEFEGSPERFDGATLELRQLPDLLMGGTLFASKRLVIIRGLSENKTLWNDFGDWTTRVTDDVHLMLVETKPDKRTKTYKQLQKAAEVYESKIWTDRDSLMAQRWVEQEAASLGFNLDKKCMRLLVERVGVDQWLLYRALEKLAAMQTVTPELIEDIIEANPMENVFNVFEGALRGDSLKVKKMLATLELTEDPYRLFGLLGTQGFQLAALCVAEGRTSAEVAKDLGAHPFALSKLAPYAGKLGVAGGKKVSAAFAEADASMKTSAEDPWLLIERLLVKIANI; the protein is encoded by the coding sequence ATGATCACGCTGATTACTGGCGAGAATAGTTTCGAGAATGAGCGCAAAATAAAGCAGCTTATCGCCGAGTTTGAGGGTTCACCAGAGCGATTTGACGGCGCGACGCTCGAACTGCGACAGCTGCCTGACCTTCTGATGGGCGGAACGCTATTTGCAAGCAAGCGCCTTGTGATTATTCGCGGGCTCTCTGAAAACAAGACGTTGTGGAATGATTTTGGCGATTGGACAACGCGGGTGACCGACGATGTTCACCTGATGTTAGTAGAAACGAAGCCCGACAAACGCACGAAAACCTATAAGCAGCTGCAAAAAGCGGCCGAAGTTTACGAGTCAAAGATATGGACCGATCGCGACAGCCTAATGGCCCAGCGATGGGTAGAGCAAGAGGCGGCAAGTCTAGGATTTAATCTGGATAAAAAATGTATGCGCCTACTTGTTGAAAGGGTAGGGGTAGACCAATGGCTTCTCTATCGTGCCCTCGAAAAGCTTGCCGCCATGCAAACGGTAACCCCCGAACTTATCGAAGATATTATCGAGGCGAACCCTATGGAGAACGTGTTTAATGTTTTCGAAGGGGCGCTTCGGGGCGATTCGCTAAAAGTGAAAAAAATGCTTGCAACGCTTGAACTTACGGAGGATCCGTATCGATTATTTGGGCTGCTTGGCACCCAGGGCTTTCAGCTGGCTGCGCTTTGTGTAGCAGAAGGAAGGACGTCGGCCGAAGTAGCGAAAGATTTAGGCGCGCATCCATTTGCGCTATCTAAGTTGGCGCCGTACGCGGGCAAGCTTGGGGTAGCGGGCGGCAAAAAGGTGAGTGCGGCATTTGCCGAGGCAGATGCCAGCATGAAAACGTCGGCCGAAGATCCATGGCTGCTTATTGAACGTCTGCTTGTAAAAATAGCAAACATATAA
- the polA gene encoding DNA polymerase I — protein sequence MKRLVVIDGKSVFYRGYYAMPGLSLRDGTPTGGVYGFASLALEIMKKLEPDYVAVAWDKKGTSIRRRLELLPTYKAGRKTPPDDFFAQIPMLNELLEACNWPLYEVDDYEADDIMGCLAQQASAQNIETCLITSDLDMLQLVGPLTHVYALKKGFTDIEQFNVSYLEDKYGIKVDQLLDLKALKGDSSDNIPGVPGIGEKTAVQLLQEFTTLEGIYEHLDDIKPSVAKKLEAGKESAFLSREVGRIWCDAPIPLNLDDMDAHDLDTAKLAELLKKFEFTSLLRRLPKHMQQSPQGSLFDSIKEPTIPALKEVEWPKTLSLDAGAEALLYVANDTVWLSLDKKTVAVAPLADIDSSIWRALEMVKVIAYDIKETYHTAHKQGVEVRFDTIHDIRQAAFLLDPLMRDRTIGALAGEEALDETNAGQVMASLWSIYAAQAKGFTAEPKIAKVAYELDFPLTYMLYRMESKGLKIDKDLLAKMSQELGDEHKKLEQEMYAMVGYEFNIGSPAQLSEVLFTKLQLPTAGIKKGKTGHSTGQKELDKLRGQHPIVELIERTRELAKLKNTYIDTLPLQADNQSRVHTTFNQDVASTGRLSSTNPNLQNIPVRSELGRKIREAFIPDGDKVFVSADYSQFELRLAAILAGDEKLIADFKTGIDIHTKTASEAYGVPVDDVTKGQRRAAKVINFGVLYGMSPHGLSAATGMSFTEAKTFIDQYFTLRAPIRKFIDDTLEKAKNEGYVETYFGRRRPTPDVNSSNFMVREGAKRAAANMPIQGTEADLMKMAMLKVDEHLGDLGEQVLQVHDSILVECPAENAEKVAEILKDTMENIYPELKIPLKVDVGIGKNWGEL from the coding sequence ATGAAGCGCCTTGTTGTTATCGATGGAAAAAGTGTCTTTTACCGCGGCTACTACGCCATGCCGGGGCTTAGTTTGCGTGATGGTACGCCTACGGGCGGAGTGTATGGGTTTGCCAGTCTTGCTCTCGAGATTATGAAAAAGCTCGAGCCCGATTACGTTGCGGTTGCATGGGATAAAAAGGGAACGAGTATCCGCCGCCGTTTAGAGTTGCTGCCAACGTACAAAGCAGGCCGCAAAACACCACCAGACGATTTTTTTGCGCAGATTCCAATGCTTAACGAACTGCTTGAAGCCTGTAACTGGCCGCTCTACGAAGTGGACGATTATGAGGCTGATGATATTATGGGTTGTTTGGCGCAGCAGGCGAGCGCGCAAAATATCGAAACTTGCCTTATTACTAGTGACCTCGATATGCTGCAACTGGTTGGTCCGCTAACGCACGTGTATGCGCTTAAAAAAGGTTTTACCGATATCGAGCAGTTCAATGTGAGTTACCTTGAAGATAAGTACGGAATTAAGGTTGATCAACTACTTGATCTTAAGGCGCTAAAGGGTGATAGCAGTGATAATATTCCCGGCGTTCCCGGTATTGGCGAGAAAACCGCAGTGCAATTACTACAAGAATTTACCACGCTTGAGGGAATCTACGAGCATCTCGATGATATTAAGCCAAGCGTTGCTAAAAAGCTTGAGGCTGGCAAAGAATCGGCATTTCTTAGCCGCGAAGTGGGGCGAATTTGGTGCGATGCGCCGATTCCATTAAACCTTGACGACATGGATGCTCACGATCTTGATACGGCAAAACTCGCCGAGTTGCTAAAAAAGTTTGAATTTACCTCGCTGCTACGTCGCTTGCCAAAGCATATGCAGCAGTCTCCGCAAGGTAGCCTGTTCGATTCTATAAAAGAACCAACAATTCCTGCACTTAAAGAGGTTGAATGGCCAAAAACACTTTCGCTCGATGCTGGCGCCGAAGCGTTGCTCTACGTTGCAAACGATACCGTGTGGCTTTCGCTCGATAAAAAGACGGTGGCTGTGGCGCCACTCGCCGATATCGACAGTAGCATTTGGCGCGCGCTCGAAATGGTGAAAGTTATTGCCTACGATATAAAAGAAACATACCACACGGCGCACAAGCAGGGCGTAGAGGTGCGGTTTGATACGATTCACGATATTCGCCAAGCGGCCTTTTTGCTCGATCCGCTTATGCGTGACCGTACGATTGGCGCGCTTGCGGGCGAAGAAGCCCTCGACGAAACCAACGCCGGGCAGGTGATGGCGTCGCTTTGGAGTATTTACGCGGCACAGGCGAAAGGTTTTACGGCTGAGCCAAAGATAGCAAAAGTCGCCTACGAACTAGATTTTCCGCTGACATACATGCTCTATCGCATGGAAAGTAAGGGCCTGAAAATTGACAAGGATTTACTGGCTAAAATGAGCCAGGAGCTTGGCGATGAACACAAAAAGCTTGAACAAGAAATGTATGCCATGGTTGGCTACGAGTTTAATATCGGTAGTCCGGCGCAGCTTTCAGAGGTGTTATTTACCAAATTACAGCTGCCGACAGCGGGAATTAAAAAAGGTAAAACAGGGCACAGTACCGGGCAGAAAGAACTCGACAAGCTGCGCGGCCAACACCCAATTGTTGAGTTAATCGAGCGCACGCGTGAGCTTGCTAAGCTTAAAAATACCTATATCGATACGCTGCCACTTCAGGCAGATAACCAGTCGCGTGTTCACACTACCTTTAACCAAGACGTGGCGAGTACGGGTCGTTTATCGAGCACCAATCCAAACCTGCAGAACATTCCGGTGCGCAGCGAGCTTGGTCGCAAGATTCGTGAAGCCTTTATTCCAGATGGCGACAAGGTGTTTGTTAGCGCCGACTATTCACAGTTCGAGCTTCGCTTAGCCGCAATTCTAGCGGGTGACGAAAAGCTGATTGCCGACTTTAAAACCGGAATCGACATTCACACAAAAACCGCCAGCGAAGCCTATGGTGTGCCAGTAGATGACGTCACGAAAGGGCAGCGCCGCGCCGCAAAGGTGATTAACTTTGGCGTGCTCTACGGCATGAGTCCTCACGGGTTGAGTGCGGCCACTGGCATGAGTTTTACCGAAGCAAAAACGTTTATCGACCAGTACTTTACTTTGCGCGCGCCAATCCGCAAGTTTATTGACGACACGCTAGAAAAAGCAAAAAACGAAGGCTACGTCGAGACCTACTTTGGCCGTCGTCGCCCAACGCCAGACGTAAACAGCAGCAACTTTATGGTGCGCGAAGGTGCAAAGCGCGCCGCTGCCAACATGCCGATTCAGGGTACCGAGGCCGACCTTATGAAAATGGCGATGCTAAAGGTAGATGAGCACCTAGGTGACCTTGGCGAGCAAGTACTGCAGGTGCATGACAGTATTTTAGTAGAATGCCCAGCTGAAAACGCCGAAAAAGTGGCCGAAATCCTAAAAGATACCATGGAAAACATTTACCCAGAGCTCAAAATCCCGCTAAAGGTAGATGTTGGTATTGGCAAAAACTGGGGTGAGTTATAG
- a CDS encoding PIG-L family deacetylase: MKKIIFGVFAHPDDEAFIAAGALLTETRAGAELHLISLTNGSAGANPDNYPDLGAARLKEWQKAGDLLGATGMHHLGFIDGELTNKDMIEATRQIRTTIEDVLEGTTEPYEAEIMTFDLTGITGHIDHIVASRAASQVFYTSKQTNPNITRLRYVCLPQSIYPTVNTDWIFMEPGRAPSEISETIDARALRDDILAVMGAHHSQRSDMQAMVKSQGDNLGLHYFIVKN, from the coding sequence ATGAAAAAGATTATCTTTGGCGTTTTTGCCCACCCAGACGACGAGGCATTTATTGCCGCAGGCGCGCTCCTTACCGAAACGCGAGCCGGCGCCGAGCTTCACCTTATTAGTCTTACGAACGGAAGCGCTGGAGCCAACCCCGATAACTACCCAGATTTGGGTGCAGCACGCCTAAAGGAGTGGCAGAAAGCTGGTGATCTTTTAGGTGCTACTGGTATGCACCACCTTGGATTTATCGATGGCGAACTGACCAACAAAGATATGATTGAGGCTACTCGACAAATTAGAACAACGATAGAGGATGTCCTTGAAGGAACAACTGAGCCGTATGAGGCCGAAATTATGACATTCGACCTTACGGGTATTACTGGGCATATCGATCATATTGTCGCCTCACGCGCCGCTAGCCAGGTATTTTATACAAGCAAACAAACAAATCCGAATATCACCCGCCTGCGCTACGTTTGCCTTCCGCAAAGTATTTACCCTACTGTAAATACCGATTGGATTTTTATGGAACCAGGCCGTGCGCCTAGCGAAATAAGTGAGACTATCGATGCGCGCGCCCTCCGAGACGATATTTTGGCAGTTATGGGCGCCCACCATTCGCAGCGCAGCGACATGCAAGCCATGGTAAAAAGCCAAGGCGATAACCTTGGCTTACATTACTTTATCGTTAAGAACTAG
- the rpsO gene encoding 30S ribosomal protein S15 gives MITAENKAKALALTQTHKNDVGSPQAQASVLTVRIKEITEHLKTNKHDHMARRGLIQMVGRRKRLLKYLEKHDFEGYKATVAALGLRK, from the coding sequence ATGATTACAGCAGAAAACAAAGCCAAGGCACTTGCTTTGACACAGACTCACAAAAACGATGTCGGTAGCCCACAGGCACAGGCTTCAGTTTTGACTGTCCGTATCAAAGAGATTACCGAGCACCTAAAGACCAACAAGCACGACCACATGGCTCGTCGCGGTCTTATTCAGATGGTCGGTCGTCGCAAACGCTTGCTAAAATACCTCGAGAAGCACGACTTCGAAGGTTACAAAGCAACCGTCGCCGCCCTCGGACTCCGCAAATAA
- a CDS encoding ASCH domain-containing protein, translating into MKTHVMKLSDRPFNAIATGTKTIESRLYDAKRQEISIGDEIIFAHAEKPEIQVKARVVGLLRYQTFEDMFTRNSPQKFGGKSVAELLSQISQFYSSSDQKRLGVIGIELVLIV; encoded by the coding sequence ATGAAAACACATGTTATGAAACTCAGTGACCGGCCATTCAACGCAATTGCCACCGGCACCAAAACGATTGAATCGCGCCTCTACGACGCAAAGCGCCAAGAAATTTCTATTGGTGATGAAATTATTTTTGCGCACGCGGAAAAACCTGAAATTCAAGTAAAGGCAAGGGTGGTTGGGCTTTTGCGTTACCAAACGTTCGAAGACATGTTTACACGTAACTCCCCACAGAAATTCGGCGGGAAGAGCGTAGCGGAATTGCTTTCGCAAATCTCACAGTTTTATTCTTCTAGTGACCAAAAGAGACTTGGCGTTATCGGTATTGAGCTCGTGCTAATTGTCTAG
- the rpoD gene encoding RNA polymerase sigma factor RpoD — MPKNTTLPPASDDDKVIDASGGPLSDLDEPALDELVDEEEDDIDTLNSGQYFDDVSDDSVRLYLREIGKIPLLNAEEELALAQKVVAGDKKAKDKMAEANMRLVVSIAKRYSGRGLDFLDLIQEGNTGLLRAVEKFDPDKGFKFSTYATWWIRQAITRAIADQARTIRIPVHMVETINKLLRTQRRMTQELNREPTIEELAKELEMEPDKVEYVIKIKQDITSLDAGVGRDGEDEDSVLGDFIEDEDGATPEESATSQLLKEQVQSILSTLSDREQKIVKMRFGLENGKSHTLEEVGQEFAVTRERIRQIEAKALAKLRKHKDAKKLHEYLG; from the coding sequence ATGCCTAAAAATACAACCCTTCCACCAGCATCCGACGATGACAAGGTGATTGATGCAAGCGGTGGCCCCCTTAGCGACCTCGACGAACCAGCGCTAGATGAGCTCGTTGACGAAGAAGAAGACGATATTGATACGCTGAACAGCGGCCAGTATTTCGACGACGTATCCGACGACAGCGTTCGTTTGTATCTTCGCGAAATTGGTAAAATCCCACTACTAAACGCCGAAGAAGAGCTAGCATTGGCGCAAAAAGTTGTTGCTGGCGACAAAAAAGCCAAAGATAAAATGGCCGAGGCGAACATGCGTCTTGTGGTATCTATCGCCAAGCGTTACAGTGGCCGCGGACTAGATTTTCTTGACCTTATTCAGGAAGGTAACACCGGGCTTTTGCGTGCGGTAGAAAAATTCGACCCAGACAAAGGATTTAAGTTTAGTACGTACGCTACATGGTGGATTCGCCAGGCGATTACCCGTGCGATTGCTGACCAGGCGCGTACGATTCGTATTCCGGTGCATATGGTTGAAACAATCAACAAACTGCTTCGCACACAGCGCCGCATGACCCAAGAACTTAACCGCGAGCCGACTATCGAAGAGCTGGCAAAAGAGCTCGAGATGGAGCCGGACAAGGTTGAGTACGTTATTAAAATCAAGCAGGATATTACGAGTCTTGATGCAGGCGTTGGCCGCGACGGCGAAGACGAAGATAGTGTTCTTGGTGACTTTATCGAAGACGAAGACGGCGCGACGCCAGAAGAATCGGCAACGAGCCAGCTTTTAAAAGAGCAAGTTCAGTCAATCCTCTCAACGCTTTCTGATCGCGAGCAAAAAATTGTAAAGATGCGTTTTGGTCTTGAAAACGGTAAAAGCCACACGCTAGAAGAAGTAGGGCAGGAATTCGCCGTTACCCGCGAGCGTATTCGCCAAATCGAAGCAAAGGCGCTTGCTAAACTTCGCAAGCACAAAGACGCCAAGAAACTTCACGAATATCTAGGTTAA
- a CDS encoding 30S ribosomal protein S20 has translation MPIIKSAIKRMKQTAKRRDRNVGIKRDIKEAVKAFVTKPSSETLSAAHSELDTAVKKKLLKKNTVARRKSQLAKQAKAAGVKLAPAKKTTAKAVAKPAVAKKPVAAKAPVAKAAAKPAAAKKAPAKKPAAKKPAAKKAEK, from the coding sequence ATGCCAATCATTAAATCTGCCATTAAACGAATGAAGCAAACTGCGAAGCGTCGCGACCGTAACGTCGGTATCAAGCGCGACATCAAAGAAGCAGTTAAGGCATTTGTTACTAAGCCAAGCAGCGAAACGCTTAGTGCCGCTCACAGCGAGCTCGACACTGCAGTTAAAAAGAAGCTTCTTAAAAAGAACACTGTTGCTCGCCGCAAAAGCCAGCTTGCAAAACAAGCTAAGGCTGCGGGCGTAAAGCTTGCACCAGCTAAAAAGACCACAGCAAAGGCAGTTGCAAAACCAGCAGTCGCTAAAAAGCCTGTTGCCGCTAAAGCCCCTGTTGCAAAAGCTGCCGCAAAGCCAGCAGCTGCTAAAAAAGCTCCAGCCAAGAAGCCTGCCGCTAAAAAGCCGGCAGCTAAAAAAGCCGAGAAATAA
- the mutM gene encoding bifunctional DNA-formamidopyrimidine glycosylase/DNA-(apurinic or apyrimidinic site) lyase: protein MPELPEVETIRRGLSKLIIGRKITAVEHDTPKGFPNSTADVRSFLIGATITDVRRRAKVLLIDLSTDYTLVIHLKMTGQLVFRGETAFGAGHPNESLIGDLPDKSTRVTFTFGDTSHLYFNDQRKFGWVKLMPKLEVQNLDFMKKVGPEPLEADFTPEEFAARFTRRAKTSIKAALLDQSVIAGVGNIYADESLWGAKIHPKRLVNTITHDEFQKLYTELRMVMNMAIEKGGSTDKNYVNSEGKRGSYLDFARVFRREGKECPRCGETIVKFKAAGRGTHICPHCQVENV, encoded by the coding sequence GTGCCTGAACTTCCCGAGGTAGAGACGATTCGCCGCGGGCTTAGCAAGCTTATTATCGGCCGTAAAATAACAGCGGTAGAGCACGACACCCCAAAGGGGTTTCCTAATTCGACCGCCGATGTTCGCAGCTTTTTAATAGGCGCGACAATAACAGATGTGCGACGGCGTGCAAAGGTATTATTGATCGATTTGTCGACGGATTACACGCTGGTAATTCACCTAAAGATGACCGGCCAGTTGGTATTTCGTGGCGAAACGGCGTTTGGCGCGGGGCACCCAAACGAGAGTTTGATTGGCGATTTGCCAGATAAATCGACTCGCGTTACGTTTACGTTTGGCGATACTTCGCACCTCTATTTTAACGACCAGCGAAAATTCGGCTGGGTGAAACTGATGCCAAAACTAGAGGTTCAGAACCTCGATTTTATGAAAAAAGTTGGCCCCGAGCCGCTAGAGGCCGACTTTACGCCCGAGGAATTTGCGGCGCGTTTTACGAGGCGCGCGAAAACCAGTATAAAAGCAGCGCTGCTTGATCAGTCGGTAATTGCGGGTGTCGGCAATATTTATGCCGATGAGAGTTTATGGGGAGCCAAAATTCATCCTAAGCGGCTCGTAAATACTATTACGCATGATGAGTTTCAGAAGTTATACACCGAACTTCGAATGGTTATGAACATGGCGATCGAAAAGGGTGGCAGTACCGACAAGAATTATGTCAATTCCGAAGGCAAGCGGGGGAGTTATCTGGATTTCGCCCGCGTTTTTAGACGAGAAGGTAAAGAGTGCCCGCGATGCGGCGAAACGATAGTCAAATTCAAGGCGGCGGGGCGAGGTACCCATATTTGTCCACACTGCCAGGTGGAAAACGTATGA
- a CDS encoding AAA family ATPase, with product MKHHENVKIVAFVGLAGSGKSTAVDYLTEKGYPKVYFGGIVLEEVKKRGLELTQENEQPIREELRASEGKDFVVRRIITQVHDLIVAGQHRIVADGLYSWTEYKALKHEFPGELTVIAVVAPKHLRKSRMANRPVRPLTSEQVDQRDWAEIENIEKGGPIAIADHYIINDGTVEKLHEQLDNELNHIEFYDQ from the coding sequence ATGAAACATCACGAAAATGTAAAAATTGTCGCGTTTGTTGGCCTTGCGGGCAGCGGCAAAAGTACGGCTGTCGACTATCTTACCGAAAAAGGCTATCCAAAAGTTTACTTTGGCGGGATCGTTCTTGAAGAGGTTAAAAAACGAGGTCTCGAACTAACGCAGGAAAACGAACAACCAATACGCGAAGAACTTCGCGCCAGCGAAGGCAAAGATTTTGTCGTTCGCCGTATTATTACCCAGGTTCACGACCTTATTGTCGCTGGGCAGCACCGAATTGTTGCCGACGGCCTTTACAGCTGGACCGAATACAAAGCACTTAAACACGAATTTCCTGGCGAACTAACAGTTATCGCCGTCGTTGCACCAAAACATCTGCGTAAAAGCCGCATGGCTAACCGCCCCGTTCGCCCGCTTACTTCAGAGCAAGTCGATCAGCGAGACTGGGCTGAAATCGAAAATATCGAAAAAGGTGGCCCGATTGCTATCGCCGACCATTACATTATTAACGATGGAACGGTCGAAAAATTACACGAGCAACTCGATAACGAACTCAATCATATCGAATTTTACGATCAATAA
- a CDS encoding non-canonical purine NTP pyrophosphatase, which produces MKEIIFATGNSGKVASLRAYLKGHDLDIKVVQKSLDLIEPQANTASEVAAVKAKQAYAIVKQPVLVDDSSFHIYALGGFPGPYIKYMLETVGIEGILSFMEGKKDRRAYFMSSLVFVDEDGTTHTFDGQDPVGEIITTIDKNNHEHAWSPLWKIFAPPGFGGKTYSQFTEEDFALHRVEKDKKSAYKSFVMWLRETA; this is translated from the coding sequence ATGAAAGAGATCATCTTTGCAACGGGTAACAGCGGAAAGGTTGCATCGCTTCGTGCGTATTTGAAAGGACATGACTTAGATATAAAAGTAGTTCAAAAATCTCTTGATCTTATCGAGCCGCAGGCGAATACGGCGTCCGAGGTAGCCGCCGTGAAAGCGAAGCAAGCGTATGCAATTGTTAAACAACCCGTATTGGTTGATGACAGTTCGTTTCATATTTATGCTCTTGGTGGATTTCCTGGCCCTTATATCAAATACATGCTTGAAACAGTGGGGATAGAAGGCATCTTGTCGTTTATGGAGGGCAAAAAAGACCGTCGTGCATACTTTATGAGCTCGCTCGTATTTGTCGATGAGGACGGCACTACTCATACGTTCGATGGTCAAGATCCGGTTGGCGAGATCATTACTACGATTGACAAAAACAACCATGAACACGCATGGTCGCCGTTGTGGAAGATATTCGCGCCTCCGGGCTTTGGCGGAAAGACATATAGCCAGTTTACCGAAGAAGATTTTGCGCTGCACCGAGTCGAAAAAGACAAAAAATCGGCGTACAAAAGCTTTGTTATGTGGCTGCGCGAAACCGCCTAA
- a CDS encoding HAD family phosphatase, which translates to MIRGIIFDCFGVLCHGSLDYLRSIVPPEHLQELNDLSHSSDYGYLSEKEYVDKVGILLDRPGSEVRDIIQAQCIRNEDVIALATRLHGEYKIALLSNVGRGRINTLFTPDELTKLFDTVILSSEVGMVKPNADIYHLAAAKLGLEPSECIMIDDILRNVDGAKAIGMHGLVCASAQQCEADLMSLLEAGRA; encoded by the coding sequence GTGATACGCGGTATTATTTTTGATTGTTTTGGAGTGTTGTGCCACGGTAGTTTAGACTACCTTCGTTCAATTGTACCGCCTGAGCATCTGCAAGAATTAAATGATCTTAGCCACAGTTCAGACTACGGATACCTCTCTGAAAAGGAGTATGTGGATAAAGTGGGGATACTTTTGGATAGGCCAGGGAGCGAAGTACGCGATATTATTCAGGCGCAGTGTATTCGCAACGAAGATGTGATTGCGCTGGCTACCCGTTTGCACGGTGAGTATAAGATTGCGCTACTTAGCAACGTGGGGCGTGGTCGCATAAATACGCTTTTTACGCCAGACGAACTAACGAAGCTTTTTGATACCGTTATTCTTTCGAGCGAGGTAGGTATGGTTAAGCCAAATGCCGATATTTACCACCTTGCGGCCGCAAAACTAGGACTAGAGCCGTCGGAATGTATTATGATCGATGATATCTTGAGGAATGTTGATGGTGCAAAGGCTATCGGAATGCACGGATTGGTGTGTGCGAGCGCCCAACAATGCGAGGCTGACCTTATGAGCTTGCTGGAGGCGGGGCGTGCCTGA
- the truB gene encoding tRNA pseudouridine(55) synthase TruB, with protein sequence MTDGILLIDKPAEMTSFGVVARVRRVLSREAGKKVKVGHTGTLDPFATGLMIIVVGKECKNAGHYTKLDKVYEATFRLGQTSTTGDPEGDLTDINSKVSTQSEIMDVLARFTGEISQRPPIFSAIKINGQRAYKLARDGQEVEIPLRNVTVYSLDLIEYDYPNIKIRTHVSSGTYIRSLAVDIGEALGTGAYCTQLRRTAINDWSVADAKKLSDLGVKD encoded by the coding sequence ATGACAGATGGCATTCTTTTAATTGACAAACCGGCCGAGATGACGAGTTTTGGTGTTGTAGCGCGCGTGAGGCGTGTTCTTAGCCGCGAAGCAGGCAAAAAGGTGAAGGTAGGTCACACCGGCACGCTCGATCCGTTTGCGACGGGTCTTATGATTATTGTGGTAGGGAAGGAATGTAAGAACGCCGGGCATTATACAAAACTCGACAAAGTATACGAGGCGACATTCCGATTGGGGCAGACCAGTACGACGGGCGATCCAGAGGGGGATCTTACTGATATCAATTCTAAAGTGTCAACTCAAAGCGAAATCATGGATGTACTTGCTCGTTTTACAGGTGAAATATCGCAGCGTCCGCCTATTTTTAGCGCAATCAAAATCAACGGTCAGCGTGCTTACAAGCTCGCCCGTGACGGCCAAGAAGTAGAAATCCCACTACGAAACGTGACGGTCTATAGTCTCGATCTTATTGAATACGACTACCCGAATATAAAAATTCGCACCCATGTTAGCAGTGGTACCTACATTCGTAGTCTTGCTGTTGATATTGGCGAAGCGCTGGGAACGGGCGCGTACTGTACGCAGCTACGCCGCACGGCAATTAACGACTGGTCGGTGGCGGACGCGAAAAAATTGAGTGATTTAGGTGTCAAAGACTAG